From Burkholderiales bacterium:
GCTAACGTATTACTAGGATCCGCGTTCCGCGGAAAGACTCACGCTAACCGGACTTTGCAGTACGGGCTTTCGTTGCGGCGAACTCAGGCAAATGCTTGCCGGCCTTAATGTGATTGAAACCCGGTGTCTCTCGGATCAGCACGTAGATGTATTCAACCGGGGCATCGATGGTCTCGCTCACGACGCGCGTAATTTCCCGCGCCAGCGCGCGCTTCTGCTCCTCGGTTCGCCCTTCCCGAATGTCACACTGAATGATTGGCATCCTTTCCTCCTCTTGATTGGTAAACAAAATTTCCACCATTGCGCTACCCAGGCGTACGCACTCATTTGACCGAAACGTTCTTAATCGGCTTTGCGCCGCCGTCCCCGTCACCAAGTGAAGCAAGCCCGAAATAGATGTCCGGC
This genomic window contains:
- a CDS encoding tautomerase family protein codes for the protein MPIIQCDIREGRTEEQKRALAREITRVVSETIDAPVEYIYVLIRETPGFNHIKAGKHLPEFAATKARTAKSG